The nucleotide window TCAATGCATTTGGTATTATCTGAAAAAGCTTATTAGAGAAGGAACCTAGCAATGATCAATctatgacaaagaaaaaaagagacaattgAACAGATATAAAACTTCTGATAACTGACTATGGAGCATTTTGTAAGATATAAATGGCATTCTAGACTTTATTTTCTAAGCTACATGGAAAAAACAAGTCCTAAGTAATGCATTACacaattacattatttttctctgcatgcaatttgaataaaatatgttcagaaaaaaattgacaaCTAGAACAAAAGACAGTGGTCTTTACATACCAAAATCAGGTACTGGCAGCTCTGTTATTTGTGGATAAACTACCCAATATGAAAACCCCTAGtattataaaatttatttcacagaaaggTGTTTCAAAAAAGAGACATGTCTGAAAGACAGCATTCAATATTGCTTCTGGACCCCCAAATGGGTTGGTGTTCAAAGATGTGTGGTTTCAAGCCAGTACTAGGGCTTTAGATAACACTGATAATATCttcaaatcaaacaaaactgCCTGCTTGTTGAGGCCAAtgcaaaccacaaaaaattCCATGAGGCTACCCTGCTAGCTGACCTACGGTCATTTCAAATAGCAGATCTCAAATTTCTAATAGTCAACTGTAAACAATATTTACACTGATAAAAGAACTCAATACATTTAATAAGAAAGAGACCCatggaaaaatcaggaaagtTGACCCTACTTAGTTACACAGTGAGTGCATCATAGAGCTTCCACGTTGCTTACAACAGTGGTGAAATTTTCCCTCTGAGTGGGTTCATTTAATTGAACTCCAAGACTCTGCCAAGAATCTATGAACAATAATGCCAGTTTTTGGCTTGCCCCCAAACCATGCAGAGTTAGTGAGATGGCAGGCAGCCATCTGCTGTGGTCACTGTGGAAGTAGCAAATGCCAAGATAAGCTCTGAGGCATCCATAATACAGATGGACATAAGCCATTCCAGATCAATAGAAGTATTCATCCTATTACTTAAGCCACACACCACTCAAGTTCAATTGCTAAAATCTGCATATTTCTCGGGCTTTTAACCAAGCTATAAAAGTGTGTTCTTCTACCATTACACAGACAAACCAATGACAAAGGAGGCCTCCCAGAGCTTACAACTAAAGAACAATTTGTAGCAGGGTTATACAAGCTTGAGCTTGATACAGCCTCTTACTGGAAGAGTCTGGGCTTGAATCCCTTCTACCACCATGCTGATGTGagtattccttttttcctctacttCAGTTGCAAAGAATAAAGATACTTAATATGTGTGGACTTCAGTTACTAACTGTGTATGTTGAATTTAATtctcactttaaaatattttcacattaacACTTTAAATCCAAAGTCTCAAAGCTTTGTAGGAACATAGTCATGACAGAACATAGTTACTAGCTCCCCCACAAATCTCCTAGATGCATTATTTATGGAGAGGTTTTCAATCCTTCTACCTCTACTTAAGTCCATGATTGTTTTTGTGATTATTCTAAGTGTTTGAAGGACAAGTGGAGTAGTCTGTGAAGTCCCCTGGGAAAAGCATTGATTTGTCTTTTAGAGACAACATTTGTATGGCTACAAAGTTcataatttagatttttataGAAACAAAAGTATGTACTATGTTCTGGATGCCTGGAGCCCCAgtttacaacagaaaaaaaaatgtacaacaTGCCTCTTTAATTCACATGGGACAAACTGGTTAGAGAAACATGTTCCAAATCAGGTACTGCTGAAGGATTTGGGGACTGTCTCCTTCCCCTCAAGAGCATTACTACTTTCCTATGACCTTCCAGTAGCAGCGGCTTTTTATTAGATTGTGACAGATCTGCTTACTGTTCCCTATCTCTATGAAGAAAAGGTGGCAAACACCTGGATGAAATTCTTTGTCTTcctaaaacaaatgaaatatgaCTTTCTTACACTAAACAATAATGAAGGTTAATGCTAGATAGCCTTGCCTTCTGTgggaactgaaataaaaaagggaagatTTACAGGATGCAAGCAAATTGATTGTATATCAAGATAATGGTTgactggaaattaatttaatctacAGTGCAAGAGCCTTCTTAAAAATAAGCCTCAGTAGGGAACACATTTTGCTCAGTTCACTGGTTGTTTAATATTCatcttttttattaatgttGAAAGGAGCACAAGCTGTGCATCACAGAATGCTATTAAACtgtctattttaaaagctgacaCCTCTCATCTCACAACACAAAATAATGTATTATGTGGAGTGAGAAATCAAAGGACAGGATGTGCTGGTCAGGGAGATGCTAATAGGGCTGTGATAAATCATTCATATGTAAGGTTATTAGCATGCTGTGGCCACATAACTAATGCAGTCCTTCTCTAACTACCAGATTTTGAATCAGAACTTAAGGAACTCATTGTTTTATACTCTGTCCTAATGATAGCTAGTGTAGCACTGTTTAATTCTGTTCCCTGAAGTACAGAGCATGGTAAGAGCAACAAAAACATTCCAACTCTTGAAAGAATGGgcaaatgggtttttttttttttttaaataaagaaaatcaatgGGGTTCACAGAAGACCTTCataaggaaacaagaaaaaaagtcttgttGCTATTTATGAATACCAACAAGGAAATGCCAATTTGgataataaataaattgaatAAAGTCTTAAATAATGTGACATTTATACATTTAATAAAGGGTATTTAACCAACAGAAAAACTGTTACAAGCTGTTACACTTCAGAGTGagaatatttctgaagtttcaTGTGAAGTTACATACAATGATCACAATGGCTCCATCTAGGCTTTTATCTAGAGATCACTCCTCATTTTGTCtcatatttgttttttctttttacaggtGGTGTTCACAGCTAATGATGCTGGTAATCGGCATTACAAGATTGCTGTTGTACTCAGTCCCTTCTCTTACTCAACCACAGCTGTAGTTAGTGAGCCAGTGGAATAGAAGCTGACATTAGGCATGAAAATTCAGTTGtgtaaattaaaatttccaTAAATGATAAGAACTTAGTATCTGAATGTATCGACAGCTTTAGATTTCATAGTAAATCATTAAGTTTTTTATTCACTTTGTTAGCTTTAGGAAGAAAGTGTATTGactttgttttcaaatactCCTTTGAATAAAAgtattctgcatttctgtattGTCAGTATTGCCCCTCTGAGTAAAAGTTTAGGATTTGATAAAAACACATTAACCTCAggaaaaaatgtattgaaaTTTCATTATGGGGACTCTGAGAATAAACCAGTCTTCATGATGTTGGTAAACTAAATTTCTCCTTGCAAAGGAATTGAACAAAAGCTCTATGAAAGGTGTCTCACAAAAAGCAAGCAGATAGAAAATACAATCCACCACTACCATCTCTTATGCTTTATTAATGAAGTCTACAACAGATGAAGTCACATGGGATTACTTACTCGGGGCCCCACATAATTATCAGATAAACTCACCTCTCAATTCTGATTTTGGAGACATAGAAGTGAAAGCAGGTAAAGGTGAGAGCATGGTAGAACAGCATCTAAAGATGCTAAGCAGGCTACACATACTTAAAATGccttctttcctgttttccaatATATCATAACTGGTGACATTTTCAAGGACAGAGCAGAAGCCTGTGTTTCAGAAAAGTATATCACTCAAACATGCCTGAAGAAGCTTATACATGTATTTGCAGAAAATTCTGCAAATATTGTCCCAAGTTAAGCTACTCCCCAGAATTACTTGCATACCTCAAACAATCAGACATTTTCATAATAGctgtaaaatgcaaataaaaataaggataaCTGATGAATCCTGAGAAAATCAGTTTCCTATTTAATGCCAGCAGAAATATGGATGAATCCTTCTATTCCCATTTTAGTAATTCCTATATAGGGAAGAACCATTAGGGATTCAACAGAATAGCAACCCTGTCTTGGAAAAGTATGCAAAAAGGTTGAGTCACTTAGCCTAATAAAACTAAAAGCTGAAAGcctataaatacaaaaaaagggaaaacaccCTGCTACCCTAAGTCTTGATCCCATCACAGCCTAACCTGATGAATTTCGACAGGtgtgttctttctttttgctgttactTTGGGGTACTGAGCACTagaaaaatgagcaatttgtctagaaacaaaacacaaagataATATCTTTtccacagaatctcagaataaACAAACCAACACAATCTTTAGAACATTATATTTCATAAAAGACAATGATAAAAAAGTACAAACATTTTcatgaacaacaaaaaaacccaaaactatgATAGTACACAGGAAATTCCCAGCATTTGTTTCAGTGCATTTTTTCATTAAGCCTATCTTACATACctctacaaataaaataatcttaaGTACACTTCCGCTTGCTGATATGCAATGgatccttttaatttttttaaacagctggCTCATTAGTAACCCACTACAACAATCAGTAAACATAACGATAGAAAAATAGAGTGGCAAGATCCAAGAAAAAGGACATTTTGCACTTGCTTTTCAATACACCATCTATTTGCAAAATTGACTTTATATTTCATATTCTCCTACTTAAATTTGAAATATAGAAAATGGGCTTGAGAGTATCTTAGCATATTAACCAGATTCTACTCTTAATATTTCTGTAATGCTTTTACTTGCTAATTTGCAAGACCTTCAGAATCTTGTAAAATACTCTATTCTTCTCCTTCCATGTTCACTCCTTGAAGACATCCCTTATTTGCCTTGTCAGCAATACAAAAGCCAATGTGATTGGCTTGTCTCTACATGTTTCAAGAACCATGAAATTACCAAAAGGAATGTGCACAACTCTTAGTTCTgcattgtatttattttgtttgaaggcactgtctattttaaaattcactaCAGAAGAGTACTGAGTTCAAACAGGTAGTATACAAATACTATTTTGATGTAATTTAAGATGGCAACTTCTAAAACTTCCCAACAAAGTGATAAAAGGTATTTAGAGAAGAGTGTTGGTCAACAATTAATAATTTAACATCCATCATTTTGGGGCACCAAAATGCAAACTTTTTTAGAACTCAGCTATATGTCACAATCCATTCACATACTGGTTTAATTCACAGTTTTCTAGGACCATACATGATCAATCACTTTAAGCTGTAAAGTTATTTTAGTTCAGCCACAGCATATGTGTAATATAGTATGTATATATGTAagtatatatgcatatatatgcattagattttttttaattgcacatAGATTTCACAGAATGCCTAAGACATGGGAACAAAAGCATGCTTCAGAAAACAGTACAGACCTACAGTACCAAAGGATGTTTCATAATTGTAGGTGTGAAATTGTAGGTAAACCTGTACTGAAATCAGAAATCACTTCAAAATTACATGAgggatttaaaattttattcaacTGCTCTTAAAGAACTGTATTAGTCTGCTATGAAATAagactaattttattttgaggaTATAATTGTTCATACAGTGTATTATCTCACCTTTCTCCATATGCTTCAGAATGTTCTATACACCCAGTTATAGAAAAATCAATCAGGAGGTGAGTAAACCACTTAAGCATGCTTTTGAAGGATGTTTTCTTCACTTTATGCTTCTAGTTATTTTCATTGTATTACATCATTCCTAAAGCATATTAGATTAACTGGTAGATATTAAGGTAATTCCAGTATGGTATAAAATATCCCTTACAATTGTTCTCAGCTactaaatgaaataataatatttctaCTAAATATTTGGGATGCCTATAGCTAAGCTCATAACGTTACTGAAGGATGACTAAGGGCAAAATTTGCTGCTGGGAtgccaaagaaataaaaggtgTTTAtggcaaacaaaataaaatacacaaagcACCACATCATCTGTGGCAGCAATTCAGGAAAACAACATATAGTAAAGACTTAAAGTTAGGATTCTTTGTCAACACTCTTACAGAACACTCTATGGATAAACAATCCTTATTATATATACTGCTTTCCATCCTTTATGGGAGCAGAAGTCAGTCTTTGGTTCCTAAAGAGTTGAGTAACTGTGACAAACAAAACAGTTGAGTATATCTTTGTCACTATATTTGCATTAACATAGAAAATAAATGACCTGGTCCTTTTCCGTTGTATTAACAAGggatgtaaaaaaatattaggaaagATAATAATGCTTAGCAGTGGGATACTTTTAGGTAGCATAACATtacaagcaaaaaagaaaataagaagataAGGAAAGAGGCTAGTTACTCATACATTTAACACCtattaaaaacagagaaacagacagGACCTATCCTTAGTGGGACTGTGCAACCTCAATCTCATTCACAGTCATCGACTTGAGGATCCTCAGTGCATCATAGAAGCACTCAGCACTCTACCAGAATAGGCCCTTAAATAGCTATATTGAATAATATATTCCGAgtgggattttaaaaagcacttgaGATTGGCCTGCTTTCTGTTCTGCTTATGTCATTAACATCCTCATCAGCAGAACAGTGAGACCAACACTGTGCTTCTGAGAATCCCACACTGCAAGCATTTGAACTATCAGAATTATGTTTTATTAGTCTCTTAAAATCTAACTTTAATATTCTTCCAATGAAGACACATTTTTGGCTCTTCTGATTTTGGAGGAATAAAAGTGCTGTTtactagaattaaaaaaaaaaaaaccaaaaaaaaaagagaacaataCCAAAATACTGTACGCACCCAGACACATCATTTTAGGCATTAAAATCCCTGACATTGACACTAGTGGCACACTTGGAAACAGTTAAGAGTTCCTGTAGATCATAATATGCAACAACTGCAAGATTTTCTGTAATACACATGCAATATGCATATAAATACGATTCAGATGGCAGGCAGGGTATCATACAATTTTGCTggcaataaataaaatcaaaagctTTCTTTCTAGCAGGCTCATAtaagaatttgatttttctaaatAGATATGCAGAAGGCCTAGAGCTCAAAACTAGTATAACAGTTTACAGTCATAGCTGGCCAACAATTAATATTTCCTTCATTTCACATAAGGTATAACCTTTTTATAAGCATACTTACATTTTACACTTGTTCTTTCATGCTAATATAAACATTCCTATAGAATTCAAACAAGAACACACTCAAATACATACTGAAGCATAAAATATTGAACAATTGAAAAGCAATGTACACACGTTAATTTACATCACATATttacaaaacacattttaaaaagaaacaaaagcattcATTTAAATATGAGGAGGGGCAGTTTAGTATAAAAATTCCTGGAAGAGGCCTCTGTCCTTACTTCCAGAGAAGCTACAAGTCTGTTTTCTGCAGTTTATTTAGTTGAGTAGTTAAGATAGAGAGTGTGAAGAATGAAGGCTTGAATAGTAGTCTCATGCTGTAAACATCTGAGTGGTAGCTGCTGGCTTTTCTTTCAGATCAAAACGCATGGTACATACAATCACTTCTCATCCCAAATATGCATCATCAGTTGGTCAAAAAACTCTAATTCTAAGCtgttgtttgttggttttgttttgttttacagtgTTTATCAGTAGCTTCCAGTGTTAAAAGTTTATTCTGGTAGGATATCTTGCCATTCCACTTCCATCAATAGTCTCTAACAGGAGCAAGTTCTGGTAGGAGATTAAcagttatatttttatacaatCTACTGACAAATATTTTAGGAGTATATACTAAATTGTTCAACCCATCAATATACTGACGTTCTCTGGAATACCTCAGAAGTTTGTATCTGCAGAAGGAGTTAGGAGAAGAAATATGAGAAAGATTTGCAAGAAACAATTCAGTTGATGTTAAACATGATACTGTgacagtaatttaattttcaagtatACCTTAAATTATGAAACTACTTTTCAGACCCTTGAAATTACCAAATAACCTACCTTAGGTTTAAAAGCAAGCTTTTCAAGATTTTTAATACAATTAGAAATGGTCACATATACAAGTTAACATTAAGACTAAATAACAAAGGAAGCATTCAATAAGTAAACATTTTGTGGTCACAAACTAAATAGATTTTCAAAGATTATTCAGTTTCTTCATGTTCTTTTGCTATAACATTCAAACAAGGAGTTCAGGGAAGATTTAGGAATCTTCACTATTCTTCATGATACATTTAAatgtctgaaattattttcGTTTCACTCTTGAGACTCCTGAATTTGCAAACATCTAAATTTgaggtgattaaaaaaaaagttccccTCCCCCAGATtatccatatatatattttagtttCCTATAACAGATTTACTAATCTTTACTATGCATGTCTATAATTTTATTCATAATTCAAAACTATGAATAAAAGAGAAGATATGTTCCCAAAAAAGACATCCACTGATGACAGAATTGAGGGGGAGTATTTCTAGTTACCTGAAAACACATATCATAAACCCTTTATTTTGTGCTTCACCTTCTAAATTTTATGTGTAGCTCATCTGCTGCATTCTGGTTTCTATTCCATTCCAGGTCAGCCAGAACCTACTGGCCAGTTTaagtgttttgtatttttgtagcAAAAGAAAGGGACCCCAAAAGAAAAGGTTTAAATCAATGTATGCAGGAAATGAGAAGACCTGTATCTCAGAAAAGAATTAAATACAAGGGAAGAAAGCAATCCTTGAGGAGTTTTAAAGTCAGTTTTCATGCAGGAGTCCTTTGCCCTAGCTGCACTGCTTCCTTTTGCAAAATATCCAAAATAGCCAACTAATGGAGCCCTGCCAGAACTAATGCCCAAACTATTATGGAACAACAACATTATGGATCAAAGGTCATGATGATAATATCTTCTGACACACAAATTTAGTCTAATTTAGTTTAGCAAAAAATATCTGAACAGCAAATATAACGTgtttaagaaaatacaaattttagcACCAAAGAGGAAATAACACTGATAAGAACTGACTTTATTCATATGTGTggatgcaagaaaaaaattttacatCTTTAGCTGcagtatttgaatatttctttgtttttcttaccGTCCTAAAAACTGGACTTCACCTCTGTGATGATGAGGAATGGATTTGTACTTCCCTAAATCGCCTTCTGGTCTTGTTACATTGTATCCAGCATATTGAACTCTGCAGTATAACACATACACATTTGTAAAAACATCTTCTTACTACTTGTCATACAAGGTaaagcaaaagtgaaaaatacacATCAAATACTTTAAAGCTAAGTCTTTATGTTCATTGACATTCccttcctaaaaaaaacccacaacactCTAAACCCAACAACTAAAAAAGCtggcaaaataataataataatttcctaATTAATATTTCCTGCTTGCTCCAGcataaaagcatgaaaatagcaagaaaaaagtataaaaactaGCTCATCATTTAAAAGCTTTATCTTTTAAATGATAAAAGCAGACACTTTCAACAGCTCTGTTAGAACAGCTTAGACTCATTCACTGAGCAGTTGGTAATGCCATGAGAAGGGCTGTCTGCTGTCCAGTCTGGGACTATTAATATATTCACAAATTAACCTCTCTCTCAAACACTGCCCCTAAGATATGAAACTCATGCTTACACTACATGTCTGTGGGATGGTGTTTCATAATGCTAACAGTAAGAGTGATGCAATATGCTTA belongs to Vidua macroura isolate BioBank_ID:100142 chromosome 1, ASM2450914v1, whole genome shotgun sequence and includes:
- the LOC128804691 gene encoding transthyretin-like, translated to MAFHSVFLVFLAGLALCSEASPLDPLDAKHPLFVKVVDSVRGSPAPNVAVKLYKEAADGSWELLNSKQTNDKGGLPELTTKEQFVAGLYKLELDTASYWKSLGLNPFYHHADVVFTANDAGNRHYKIAVVLSPFSYSTTAVVSEPVE